The following are from one region of the Ochotona princeps isolate mOchPri1 chromosome 15, mOchPri1.hap1, whole genome shotgun sequence genome:
- the NFYB gene encoding nuclear transcription factor Y subunit beta, with product MRMDGDSSTTDASQLGISADYIGGSHYVIQPHDDTEDSMNDHEDTNGSKESFREQDIYLPIANVARIMKNAIPQTGKIAKDAKECVQECVSEFISFITSEASERCHQEKRKTINGEDILFAMSTLGFDSYVEPLKLYLQKFREAMKGEKGIGGAVTATDGLSEELTEEAFTNQLPAGLITADGQQQNVMVYTTSYQQISGVQQIQFS from the exons ATGGATGGTGATAGTTCGACCACAGACGCTTCGCAGCTGGGTATTTCTGCAGACTACATTGGAGGGAGCCACTACGTCATACAGCCCCACGATG ATACTGAGGACAGCATGAATGATCATGAAGACACAAATGGCTCAAAAGAAAGTTTCCGAGAACAAGATATCTATCTTCCAATTGCAAATGTGGCTAGGATAATGAAGAATGCCATACCTCAAACAGGAAAG ATTGCAAAAGATGCCAAAGAATGTGTTCAAGAGTGTGTAAGTGAGTTTATTAGCTTTATAACATCTGAAGCAAGTGAGAGGTGCCATCAGGAGAAACGGAAGACAATCAACGGGGAGGACATTCTCTTTGCCATGTCCACCCTGGGCTTTGACAGTTACGTGGAGCCTCTGAAGCTGTACCTGCAGAAATTCAGGGAG GCtatgaaaggagagaaaggaattgGTGGAGCAGTCACGGCCACAGACGGACTGAGTGAAGAGCTCACCGAAGAGGCATTCA CTAACCAGTTACCAGCTGGCTTAATAACTGCAGATGGTCAACAACAAAATGTCATGGTTTATACAACATCATATCAACAG ATTTCTGGTGTTCAACAAATTCAGTTTTCATGA